The proteins below come from a single Diceros bicornis minor isolate mBicDic1 chromosome 3, mDicBic1.mat.cur, whole genome shotgun sequence genomic window:
- the LOC131422462 gene encoding olfactory receptor 2F1-like, with translation MRDNLTWVSEFVLMGLSSDRQIQAGLFVLFGAAYLLTLVGNGLIIFLIVLDTRLHLPMYFFLCNLAVVDIGCTSSGIPQMLVHFLLEKKTISFTRFATQIFFSLALGGTEFLVLAAMAYDLYSAVCDLLHYVAVMGSRHCVVLAAVSWLMGLANSAVETAVTMRLPTCGHHVLNHVVCETLALVRLACVDVTLNKVVIMASSVVVLLVPCCLVSLSYAHIVAVILQIRATGGSCKAFGTCVSHLTVVSMSYGRALVTHMQPSSIVLTKQDKVVALFYALVTPMLNPLIYSLRNQEMKAALSRVLMRTSESKL, from the coding sequence ATGAGGGACAACCTGACCTGGGTGAGTGAGTTTGTCCTAATGGGGCTCTCCAGTGACAGGCAGATCCAGGCTGGACTCTTTGTCTTGTTTGGGGCTGCGTATCTGCTGACCCTGGTTGGCAACGGGCTCATCATCTTCCTGATTGTGCTGGATACACGACTGCACctgcccatgtacttcttcctctgcAACCTGGCCGTGGTGGACATTGGCTGCACCTCCAGTGGGATTCCCCAGATGCTGGTGCACTTCCTCCTGGAGAAGAAGACCATCTCCTTCACCCGATTTGCAACCCAGATCTTCTTCTCACTGGCCCTTGGGGGCACTGAGTTCCTGGTGCTGGCAGCAATGGCCTATGACCTTTACTCAGCAGTCTGTGACCTGCTGCACTATGTGGCAGTGATGGGCTCGAGGCACTGTGTGGTGCTGGCAGCTGTCTCTTGGCTCATGGGCCTGGCTAATTCCGCTGTGGAGACAGCAGTCACCATGCGCCTGCCCACCTGTGGGCACCACGTGCTGAACCATGTGGTCTGTGAGACACTGGCACTGGTCAGATTGGCCTGCGTGGACGTCACCCTCAACAAGGTGGTCATAATGGCCTCCAGCGTGGTGGTGCTGCTGGTGCCCTGCTGTCTGGTCTCCCTGTCCTATGCCCACATTGTGGCTGTCATCCTGCAGATCCGTGCAACCGGGGGAAGCTGCAAAGCCTTTGGGACCTGTGTCTCCCATCTCACTGTGGTCTCCATGTCTTATGGGAGGGCCTTGGTTACCCACATGCAGCCCAGCTCCATAGTCTTAACCAAGCAGGACAAGGTGGTAGCACTCTTTTACGCTTTGGTGACTCCCATGTTGAATCCGCTCATCTATAGTCTGAGGAACCAGGAAATGAAGGCTGCTCTGAGTCGAGTTCTGATGAGGACTTCTGAATCAAAGCTTTAG